Sequence from the Pontibacter pudoricolor genome:
CATTAAAAACCCACGCTACTTCCTAAAAACTAGCACTCTGAAATTATTTACGAAACTTTCGTAGCTTTTATTACGAACATTTCGTAACTATACGAAAACATCGTAGAACTATGGAAAAACTAACCCAACAAGAAGAAGAAGCCATGCTCACCATATGGGAAACCGGCGGCGGCTTCATCAAAGATTTCCTGGAACAAATGCCTGAGCCCAAGCCACCTTATACCACGCTGGCCTCTACGGTGAAGAATCTCGAGAAAAAAGGCTTCCTGGAGAGCGAAAAGCTGGGCAACACCTATCGCTATGCTCCCCGCATAAAAGCCGAAGACTATAAAAAGCGCTTCATGAAAAGCTTTGTGGGCGATTACTTTAAAAACTCTTACAAAGAACTGGTGGCCTTTTTTGCCAAAGACCAGAAAATTAGCGCCGAAGAGCTGCAGGAGATTATTAACATGATCGAGAACAGAAAAACCGAATAGCCATGCCTGAACTGCTTTTATACTTGCTTAAAGTAAATGTGGCGCTGGTACTGTTTTACCTGGCTTACCATGTTGCGCTTCGTCGGCTCACCTTCTACCACCTTAACCGGCTTTTCCTGGTGTTTGGAATCGTGTTCTCTACGGTGTACCCACTTATAGACTTATCGGAGCTGTTTGCATACAACCAGCCTATTGCCAATGCCTATATAGTAACGATACCTGCCTGGGCCCTGACAAGCCAGACTATAGCACAAACCCCAACATTCGATTACTGGCAACTGCCGGTGTACCTCTTCTGGGCCGGGTTTATAGTTATGCTGGGGCGGTTTATAGTTCAGTTTATATCGCTCTACAAAATTCACAAAGTGTCGGAGCCGGCCAACTATAAAAGCATTGACTTCAGGAAGGCTACAAGTATAAACCATGCTTTCTCTTTCTGGCAAACCATATACCTTAACCCCGAGCAGCACAAACGCGACGAGCTGGAACAGATACTGCACCATGAGCTGATACATATTACCGGCTGGCATACCCTGGATGTGCTGCTGGCAGAGTTGAGTACTGTGTTTTACTGGTTTAACCCGGGCGCATGGCTCATGAAAAAGGCTGTGAAAGAAAACCTGGAGTTTATTGCCGACCAGAATGTGGTAAACACCGGAGTAGATAAAAAAGAATACCAATACCTTTTACTGAAAGTTGTAGGCGCCACGCAACCTCAGATTGCCAATCAATTCAATTTTCCATCACTAAAAAGAAGAATTGCCATGATGAACAAAATGCCTACCTCAAAAGCTAACCGGCTCAGGTTGCTGATAGCTTTGCCACTTGCAGTTACCCTCTTATTTGCTTTCCGGAGTGCTGCAGAAGTTGACGTATCAGATATGACAGGCTACACTAAACTTGGTCCTGATATTTATATTAAGCAAGGCCCTACTTTCCAGTCTGCCTGCTGGACAGCTCCCAACACATTAACTATAACTCCTGTAAATGGCGGTAAGACAGAAAACTACCAACTAGACAATAAGCAGGACATAGCTACAGCAATTAGTAAATATGGCTTATACCTGCCTGACAATGAGCTTTACGAAAAGCTTACAGCCAGCAAACCTGAAGCTACGAAACAGAAAAACGCTGACACAGAGAATACGCAGGGCGATAAGCTTCCAAAAGAGCTTGTTCAACATCTAAAGAAAAACCCTGCTGTAAAAAGCGTACGAGGCAAAGTGGTAGACAACAGAAATGCAGTGGTAATAGGCCTAAAAGGAGGTGGCACTGAAGTATATTACCTGGATGACGCTAAAAGTATAGCCGAGCTTGAGAGAAAATACAATTTACCAGAACTGCCACCACCCCCACCACCTGCACCTGCAGCCCCGGACGCCGAAGAATTACCTCCACCTCCGCCACCGGTTAGGCAAGAACAAAACCAGCTAAAAGCCCCAGCCGGAGTAGTTTACTATATTGATGGTAAGGAAGATAAAAGCGAAGCTTACAAAAACCTTGACCCTAAAGAAATCCACAGTGTTAATGTATACAAAAATGAAAGCGCTGAGAAAGTATTTGGGAAAAGTGCAGCCAAGGGTGTAATCTCTATCATAACAACGAAGAACAAAGACTCCCGACAGGTTCAGGAGTTTATGCAGAAGTTGCCAGCACTTCCTGCACCGCCGCCGCCAGTAAAGGAGCTACCTACACCGCCAAGCGGCCAGGGTCAAGCTTTTATATTTAGCCCAGCTGGTAATGATTACTATAAAGACAACCTGCCTGAAGACTATATAGCTTTTCTGAAGCGGAACCCGCAGGTAAAGCAGGTAAGCTGGAAGTTTACGGATAAGAAAGAATATAACCTGGAATCGGTAGTGATATTACTAAAGTCTGGCAAAAGCGAAGAATATCATTTTAACCAAAACTATACAATACCTGCCCTCGAAGAAAAGTATGGTGAACTACCTGCTTTGCCAGCTCCTCCACCGCCTGTGAAGGCCAAATCCACTATAGATAAAAGGGAATCATCTGTAACCAAGCCGGTAAAAAGAAACACATATGCACAACTAGACACCCTGAAAGGTACAGCTGCACAGATCAGGAAAGTGCTTTATGAGAGGCAAAAAGCTGGTGAACCACCTGTTGATAATCTTATCTTATTCACTAAAAACAGCAAAGGCGAAGGAATAGATGTTTTCGCAAAGTTAAACGGGACTAAAATTGAGAGTGTAAAGGCTTTAGCAACAGCCAACTAAGCGTAGCACATGATGCTCTCATATTTTACTGCATATTTGCTTTTTAACCTCCTGGTTTATAGTTCAAATCAGGAGGTTATTAATGCTACCACTGCCCAGGACACTAATTACAGGATTTTAACACAGGTAAGTAAAAGGCTCAGCGAACTGAAGGCTATCCGCTACCAATATAAAAGAGAGCTAAATTATGCGTCGGAAGATTATTTTCATGAACTGGTAGTAGATACCTATCTCGAATTTACACCAACTGATAATACCTTAGGCTTCCGGTACCAAGCAGATGATGAGCAGCATTTTCAGGTAAATAATGGATCAGAAATATTCATCCTCAACAAAAATAGCAAAGCAGCAACTATAGACAGGAAACCAACGCTGAACAGTGTTCAGCATGTATCGTTCTTATATAACTCTCCGGTTACATTGCGCCACATGCTGCCTCATATACTTAAGGACAACACCATTACCAAAACTGTAACTGATACTACGCTTAACGGCAACAACTATTACGCTATCAGCTTTGAGCTAAAGGATAAAGCCATGAATAATGTCAATGGTTACAGAGAACTGGTGACAGGCGTAACTATACGATACCAACTGCTGATAGACCCGACTAACTACTTCCCGGTAGAGGTACTACAGCGCAACACCCTGAATAACGATTTTATCAGAACCCGCTTTACAACTATAGATTTTACACCCGTTGCACCTTCAATGGATTCCTGGTATTATTCCAGCTACTTAGGAGAATATAAGACCAGTACTCAAATCAGCGAAAGTAAGCCTGAAAGCAAGGAGGAAATAGTTTTAAAAGTAAACGATGCTGCAAACGATTTTGCCCTGAACATGCTGGATGGCTCAACTATAAAGCTGTCTGAGCTAAAAGGGAAAGTGGTACTGATCAATTTCTGGGCTACCTGGTGCGCTCCGTGCCTGCTGGAGTTTTACGACTTTCCAGCAAAGATTATAGAACCCAATAAAAACAACGACTTTGTGCTGCTGCCAATCTCAAGGGGAGAAACGAAAGAGAAAGTAGCTAAGAAGATGGCAGATCTGAAGAAAAAAGGCATCGACTTTCCTGTAGGCGTTGACCCTGACGAAGTAATCTGGAAGCAATATGCCACGGGCGGTATTCCTCAGAATTTCCTGATAGACAAAAATGGCCTGGTTCGCTATGTATCTGTGGGGTATGGAAAAGAGAACATAGAAAAACTAGCTAAGAAAATCCAGGAACTTCTGAAGGAATAACAGCTCGCAAGGTGTACGCTTATAGATTATCTCACACCAGCACCATAACTATAATAATGGTGTGTTTTTATAGTTACCCCGTTACCCATAACCCCCTGACAGGTAAGTACAACCTATGCACTGCAACTATAGTTAGCCGGAGCTATTGCCTTGATTTCCGGTAATTTACAACGCACTGTTGCATATAAAATAAAATGAGATTATCTTTGTGTCCATTTTCGAGAACCGAAATAACAATTATTCAATAAATAAATCGCTTACTACCACCAAAAATGGACCATTTAAGTTATAAGACCCTAAATGTCAGCAAGAAGACAGCCAACAAAGGCTGGGTGATTGTTGATGCAGGGCAAGGAAGCTTGGGTCGCGTGGCGTCTGAAATCGCCAAGATCCTGAAAGGCAAGAACAAGCCTTCGTACACGCCAAACGCTGACTGCGGTGACAACGTGATCGTTATCAACTCTGATAATGTACGTTTCACAGGTCGCAAGTGGGATCAGAAGTACTACCTGTCGCACACTGGTTACCCAGGTGGTCAGAGAAGAACTTCTCCACGTGAGCTAAAGGCTAAATCATCAACGCTGCTCGTAGAGCGCGCAGTTCGTGGCATGTTGCCTAAGGGCCCACTAGGTCGCGAGCTATTCCGTAATCTTCATGTTTTTGCAGGTAGCGAGCATCCATTTGCAGCTCAGCAGCCTAAAGAATTAACCTTCAACATCTAATAATTAATGGAAGTTATCAATACATCCGGTAGAAGAAAAACCTCGGTGGCACGTATCTATATGACGGCCGGGCAAGGGAATATCACTATTAACGGTAAGGATATCAAGGCGTACTTCCCTAACGAAGTATTGCAAACTATAGTAAATCAGCCGTTTCAAACCTTAGATCTGATTGGCAAGTACGATGTTACTGCTAATTTAAAAGGT
This genomic interval carries:
- a CDS encoding TlpA family protein disulfide reductase, which encodes MMLSYFTAYLLFNLLVYSSNQEVINATTAQDTNYRILTQVSKRLSELKAIRYQYKRELNYASEDYFHELVVDTYLEFTPTDNTLGFRYQADDEQHFQVNNGSEIFILNKNSKAATIDRKPTLNSVQHVSFLYNSPVTLRHMLPHILKDNTITKTVTDTTLNGNNYYAISFELKDKAMNNVNGYRELVTGVTIRYQLLIDPTNYFPVEVLQRNTLNNDFIRTRFTTIDFTPVAPSMDSWYYSSYLGEYKTSTQISESKPESKEEIVLKVNDAANDFALNMLDGSTIKLSELKGKVVLINFWATWCAPCLLEFYDFPAKIIEPNKNNDFVLLPISRGETKEKVAKKMADLKKKGIDFPVGVDPDEVIWKQYATGGIPQNFLIDKNGLVRYVSVGYGKENIEKLAKKIQELLKE
- a CDS encoding M56 family metallopeptidase, encoding MPELLLYLLKVNVALVLFYLAYHVALRRLTFYHLNRLFLVFGIVFSTVYPLIDLSELFAYNQPIANAYIVTIPAWALTSQTIAQTPTFDYWQLPVYLFWAGFIVMLGRFIVQFISLYKIHKVSEPANYKSIDFRKATSINHAFSFWQTIYLNPEQHKRDELEQILHHELIHITGWHTLDVLLAELSTVFYWFNPGAWLMKKAVKENLEFIADQNVVNTGVDKKEYQYLLLKVVGATQPQIANQFNFPSLKRRIAMMNKMPTSKANRLRLLIALPLAVTLLFAFRSAAEVDVSDMTGYTKLGPDIYIKQGPTFQSACWTAPNTLTITPVNGGKTENYQLDNKQDIATAISKYGLYLPDNELYEKLTASKPEATKQKNADTENTQGDKLPKELVQHLKKNPAVKSVRGKVVDNRNAVVIGLKGGGTEVYYLDDAKSIAELERKYNLPELPPPPPPAPAAPDAEELPPPPPPVRQEQNQLKAPAGVVYYIDGKEDKSEAYKNLDPKEIHSVNVYKNESAEKVFGKSAAKGVISIITTKNKDSRQVQEFMQKLPALPAPPPPVKELPTPPSGQGQAFIFSPAGNDYYKDNLPEDYIAFLKRNPQVKQVSWKFTDKKEYNLESVVILLKSGKSEEYHFNQNYTIPALEEKYGELPALPAPPPPVKAKSTIDKRESSVTKPVKRNTYAQLDTLKGTAAQIRKVLYERQKAGEPPVDNLILFTKNSKGEGIDVFAKLNGTKIESVKALATAN
- a CDS encoding BlaI/MecI/CopY family transcriptional regulator, which gives rise to MEKLTQQEEEAMLTIWETGGGFIKDFLEQMPEPKPPYTTLASTVKNLEKKGFLESEKLGNTYRYAPRIKAEDYKKRFMKSFVGDYFKNSYKELVAFFAKDQKISAEELQEIINMIENRKTE
- the rplM gene encoding 50S ribosomal protein L13, which translates into the protein MDHLSYKTLNVSKKTANKGWVIVDAGQGSLGRVASEIAKILKGKNKPSYTPNADCGDNVIVINSDNVRFTGRKWDQKYYLSHTGYPGGQRRTSPRELKAKSSTLLVERAVRGMLPKGPLGRELFRNLHVFAGSEHPFAAQQPKELTFNI
- the rpsI gene encoding 30S ribosomal protein S9; protein product: MEVINTSGRRKTSVARIYMTAGQGNITINGKDIKAYFPNEVLQTIVNQPFQTLDLIGKYDVTANLKGGGVSGQAEALRLAISKALVVENAETKSVLRKEGFVTRDPRMVERKKFGKRKARRSFQFSKR